In the Candidatus Poribacteria bacterium genome, CATTTTGCTGGACATGGCGATGAGCCAGTATTCAAACGGGAAATTAGAGGTACTGCAGCTCCAGAAAAGAGAACTCCCACTACCGGGCGGATATGATGCAGACGGAGAATTGACCGTTAATCCTGGCGATATCCTTGATTCCAAAAGAGCACTTCCGATCGGCTATTGGAAAGGGTCAGGACTGGCACTGGTGCTTGACACAATGGCATCCGTTATCTCAGGCGGCCAAGCGACCCACGAAATCGGAAAGCAGAATTCGGAATACGCTGTTTCCCAAGCGTACATCGCGATTAATGCCACGGGATTGATGGGACAAGCAGCACTAAATGAAACAGTCGCGGCAATTATCAACGATTTCCATGCGGCTACACCTTTAGATGAAAATGAAAAGGTCCGGTATCCGGGAGAAGGTATGCTGCGGACACGGCATGAGAGTCTCGAAAAAGGTGTTCTCGTAGACGAAACACAGTGGCAGGCATTGCTTGAAATGAATAAAACAGGCACAAACTAAATTTGGGGGAAATTGATGACATTACAAGTAGGCATTGTCGGTTGTGGCGGGATTAGTAAAAGCCACGCCGCAGCGCACGCGAACTTGG is a window encoding:
- the yiaK gene encoding 3-dehydro-L-gulonate 2-dehydrogenase — its product is MKRVPFQTLHDEFYRVLASVGFADERAVLCARLFAENQRDGVYSHGLNRFPGFVAGLASKQIDFRAQPEKTESFGALERWDGKMGVGLVNAHICMQRATELAEIHGIGCVGLSNTNHWMRGGAYALQAAEAGYIGICWTNTTRLMPPWGSAEKKIGNNPMAIGIPREEGHILLDMAMSQYSNGKLEVLQLQKRELPLPGGYDADGELTVNPGDILDSKRALPIGYWKGSGLALVLDTMASVISGGQATHEIGKQNSEYAVSQAYIAINATGLMGQAALNETVAAIINDFHAATPLDENEKVRYPGEGMLRTRHESLEKGVLVDETQWQALLEMNKTGTN